One Natrinema longum genomic window carries:
- a CDS encoding DUF7113 family protein gives MLMVRGRAGGTELTGTLYERGERAPSFSGAPDEDAAYVWVCDEFYEVDSGGTTQHVDGRDVNLAFESPMPRGFDTREQALEGAKEHVRTQFARIGVDPDDVSLEVEKTDAESA, from the coding sequence ATGCTTATGGTACGCGGTCGTGCGGGCGGGACGGAGCTCACCGGGACGCTGTACGAACGGGGTGAACGCGCACCCTCGTTCAGCGGCGCGCCCGACGAAGACGCCGCGTACGTCTGGGTCTGCGACGAGTTCTACGAGGTCGATAGCGGCGGCACGACACAGCACGTCGACGGCCGGGACGTCAATCTCGCGTTCGAGTCGCCGATGCCGCGGGGCTTCGATACCCGCGAACAGGCCCTCGAGGGAGCCAAAGAACACGTCCGAACGCAGTTCGCCCGAATCGGCGTCGATCCGGACGACGTCTCACTCGAGGTCGAGAAAACCGACGCCGAATCCGCGTAG
- a CDS encoding cob(I)yrinic acid a,c-diamide adenosyltransferase, whose translation MSIYTGRGDDGETDLRDMTRVSKASPRIEAYGTVDELNALIGTIRPTDHDDINERLSDVQNHLHVVQADFANPDPDEDDPAIRAEHIETMEDWIDEYDEELEPLTSFILPTGSEHGAALHHARTVCRRAERRAVALAAEEQINEDAVQYLNRLSDGLFTFARVVNARDGEPEEAPDY comes from the coding sequence ATGTCGATTTACACCGGCCGCGGTGACGACGGCGAGACGGATCTGCGGGACATGACTCGCGTCTCGAAGGCGAGCCCCCGTATCGAAGCGTATGGAACCGTCGACGAACTCAACGCGCTGATCGGCACGATCCGGCCGACCGACCACGACGACATCAACGAGCGACTGTCGGACGTTCAGAATCACCTTCACGTCGTGCAAGCGGACTTCGCGAACCCGGACCCCGACGAGGACGACCCTGCGATCCGTGCCGAGCATATCGAGACGATGGAGGACTGGATCGACGAGTACGACGAGGAACTCGAGCCGTTGACCTCGTTTATTCTGCCGACCGGCAGCGAACACGGGGCGGCGCTCCACCACGCCCGGACGGTCTGTCGGCGCGCCGAACGACGGGCCGTCGCGCTCGCCGCGGAGGAACAGATCAACGAGGACGCGGTGCAGTACCTCAACCGCCTTTCGGATGGGCTGTTCACGTTCGCTCGCGTGGTCAACGCCCGTGATGGAGAACCCGAAGAGGCCCCCGACTACTGA
- the gcvPB gene encoding aminomethyl-transferring glycine dehydrogenase subunit GcvPB, whose product MTGDRSDAPGDDDAQSGYDQARYVENGEYEPLLSEKDRTRVEIGGGDATDTDGAGDSPLPDDLTRDSLELPELSEPELARHYTRLSQMIYGIDSGPYPLGSCTMKYNPKFVEDVAALPSAAVHPDRSEGSVQGTLELLARLQDYLGRIGGMDAVTLQPPAGAAGEFVGIRVAAAYHEHNGEGHRDEVIVPESAHGTNFASAALGGYDVVSLPSDDEGRVDLEALEAALSENTAALMLTNPNTLGLFERDIEEIADMVHGVGGLLYYDGANLNALLGRARPGDMGFDVMHYNVHKTFATPHGGGGPGAGPVGVASDLAPFLPAPRVRERDERSTTGEPIYERFDPEHTIGKVHGFDGNWLVLVKAFAYIARLGDEGLADASASAVLNANYLAERLEYDVPYGPFHHEFVASAGDQDAADVAKRMLDYGVHPPTTKWPEIVPEALMTEPTEVESKATLDRLAAAFNAVADEDDETLAAAPERTTARRIDQTSAARTPRLSWQALEDDS is encoded by the coding sequence ATGACCGGCGACCGATCCGACGCTCCCGGCGACGACGACGCACAGTCGGGGTACGATCAGGCACGATACGTCGAGAACGGCGAGTACGAGCCGCTACTCTCGGAGAAAGACCGGACGCGAGTCGAGATCGGCGGCGGCGATGCGACCGATACCGACGGCGCGGGCGACTCGCCCCTCCCCGACGACCTCACACGCGACTCCCTCGAACTCCCCGAACTCTCCGAGCCGGAACTGGCCCGCCACTACACGCGTCTCTCCCAGATGATCTACGGGATCGACAGCGGTCCCTACCCGCTGGGATCGTGTACGATGAAGTACAACCCGAAATTCGTCGAAGACGTGGCCGCGTTGCCGTCGGCTGCCGTCCACCCCGATCGATCCGAGGGATCCGTCCAGGGGACCCTCGAACTTCTCGCTCGCCTGCAGGACTACCTCGGTCGCATCGGCGGGATGGACGCGGTGACGCTACAGCCACCCGCCGGCGCAGCGGGCGAGTTCGTCGGGATTCGGGTCGCCGCGGCCTACCACGAGCACAACGGGGAGGGTCATCGGGACGAGGTCATCGTTCCCGAGAGCGCCCACGGGACGAACTTCGCCAGCGCCGCCCTCGGCGGCTACGACGTCGTCTCGCTGCCCAGCGACGACGAGGGCCGGGTCGACCTCGAGGCGCTCGAGGCTGCCCTCTCCGAGAATACCGCGGCGCTCATGCTGACCAACCCGAACACGCTCGGCCTGTTCGAGCGCGACATCGAGGAGATCGCGGACATGGTCCACGGCGTCGGCGGGTTGCTCTACTACGACGGGGCGAACCTGAACGCGCTCCTCGGACGCGCTCGGCCGGGCGACATGGGCTTCGACGTGATGCACTACAACGTCCACAAGACGTTCGCGACGCCCCACGGCGGCGGCGGACCGGGTGCCGGCCCGGTCGGCGTCGCCTCCGACCTCGCACCGTTCTTGCCCGCACCCCGCGTCCGCGAGCGCGACGAGCGGTCGACGACCGGTGAGCCGATCTACGAACGGTTCGACCCCGAACACACCATCGGCAAGGTTCACGGCTTCGACGGCAACTGGCTGGTGCTCGTCAAGGCCTTCGCCTACATCGCCCGCCTCGGCGACGAGGGGCTCGCGGACGCCAGCGCCTCCGCGGTGCTCAACGCGAACTACCTCGCCGAACGGCTCGAGTACGACGTCCCCTACGGTCCGTTCCACCACGAGTTCGTCGCCAGCGCCGGCGACCAGGACGCGGCCGATGTCGCGAAGCGAATGCTCGATTATGGCGTCCACCCGCCGACGACCAAGTGGCCCGAGATCGTCCCCGAGGCGCTGATGACCGAACCGACCGAAGTCGAGAGCAAGGCCACCTTGGATCGCCTCGCGGCCGCGTTCAACGCGGTCGCCGACGAGGACGACGAGACGCTCGCGGCCGCCCCGGAACGGACGACCGCCCGCCGGATCGACCAGACGAGCGCCGCACGAACCCCGCGGCTGTCGTGGCAGGCGCTCGAGGACGACTCGTAA
- the gcvPA gene encoding aminomethyl-transferring glycine dehydrogenase subunit GcvPA: MHGSHVTGSPYAPHTEEDRSAMLEAVDAASVEELFDIPATIEFEGEFDIDSRTERETRRLVRSILGRNDDQTELLGRGHYGYYVPSLVDHLADRSEFLTSYTQYQPEISQGFLQALFEYQSLLVELTGLEVANCSMYDAATALGEAATLAERVRATTGHRVLVPERLREERRSTLENYVAGTALTVDTYPADDGTVDLAGLEELVDEDVVMLYAENPTVRGTIEESLAEVGELAAANDALFTLGSDPIALALLERPADVGADVVVGDASVLGLPTSYGMGLGLFATREEFLRQVPGRLVGASEDATDRRAFTLTLQTREQHIRRERATSNICTNQAWVALRTAMHAAALGPSGMVELAKRDVRRARALAARLDDMVGIEAPVHDRYHLREFVAHVDQPARAVAGDLEDRGFAVHVVGDHEIQVCIAGVSDERIDRFAAALEEVTR, encoded by the coding sequence ATGCACGGATCACACGTCACGGGGAGTCCGTACGCTCCCCACACGGAGGAGGACCGCTCGGCGATGCTCGAGGCGGTCGACGCGGCGTCAGTCGAGGAACTCTTCGATATCCCGGCCACGATCGAGTTCGAGGGAGAGTTCGATATCGACTCGCGGACGGAACGGGAGACGCGGCGGCTGGTGCGGTCGATTCTGGGTCGCAACGACGACCAGACGGAACTGCTCGGACGCGGCCACTACGGCTACTACGTCCCGTCGCTGGTCGACCACCTCGCGGATCGCTCGGAGTTTCTCACGTCCTACACGCAGTATCAACCCGAGATCTCCCAGGGATTCCTGCAGGCCCTGTTCGAGTATCAGTCGCTGCTGGTCGAACTAACGGGTCTCGAGGTCGCCAACTGCTCGATGTACGACGCCGCGACCGCACTCGGCGAGGCAGCGACGCTTGCCGAGCGGGTTCGCGCCACCACGGGCCACCGCGTGCTCGTCCCCGAACGCCTGCGAGAAGAGCGCCGAAGCACCCTCGAGAACTACGTCGCCGGCACGGCGCTCACGGTCGACACGTATCCGGCCGACGACGGCACCGTCGATCTCGCGGGGCTCGAGGAACTCGTCGACGAGGACGTCGTCATGCTCTACGCCGAGAACCCGACGGTTCGGGGAACGATCGAGGAGAGTCTCGCGGAAGTCGGCGAACTCGCCGCGGCCAACGACGCCCTCTTTACGCTGGGGTCGGATCCGATCGCGCTCGCCCTGCTCGAGCGACCCGCCGACGTCGGTGCGGACGTCGTCGTCGGCGACGCGAGCGTCCTCGGGCTTCCGACGAGCTACGGGATGGGTCTGGGGCTGTTCGCGACCCGGGAGGAGTTCCTCCGGCAGGTCCCCGGTCGGCTGGTCGGGGCGAGCGAGGACGCGACCGACCGCCGGGCGTTCACGCTCACCTTGCAGACCCGCGAACAGCACATTCGGCGGGAACGCGCGACGAGTAACATCTGTACGAACCAGGCCTGGGTGGCGCTTCGGACCGCCATGCACGCCGCCGCGCTCGGACCGAGCGGGATGGTCGAACTCGCGAAACGAGACGTCCGGCGAGCGCGGGCGCTCGCGGCGCGTCTCGACGACATGGTCGGAATCGAAGCGCCGGTTCACGACCGGTACCATCTCCGGGAGTTCGTCGCCCACGTCGACCAGCCCGCTCGAGCCGTCGCGGGCGACCTCGAGGACCGCGGCTTCGCGGTCCACGTCGTCGGCGACCACGAGATACAGGTCTGTATCGCCGGCGTCTCCGACGAGCGGATCGATCGCTTCGCCGCGGCCCTCGAGGAGGTGACACGATGA
- a CDS encoding DUF2270 domain-containing protein, with protein sequence MVDESDARGPTDRDRRDGSLEGDGGDDRADRNGPLDRGDQEIGATVAGDTDSLLGVLPHFYRGEVSQATTAQDRIDRTTDWAITLLAAVLSLVFSSRNMPAFLLLIGMFVLSIFLIFEVRRYRFYDHWRARVRFVQENVFANALEPTGVEHPAWREELSDDLRHPTFKVSSWEALSRRIRRVYGLLFSVAVVGWIFKVTLFTPEQRWTEAAELPGVPGTLVAVLLGVFFGSVLALGVRPSRRQAKGEIHGQKPGKWKND encoded by the coding sequence ATGGTCGACGAAAGCGACGCTCGTGGGCCGACCGATCGCGACCGTCGGGACGGCTCGCTCGAGGGGGACGGCGGGGACGACCGAGCCGACCGTAACGGGCCACTCGATCGCGGCGACCAGGAGATCGGTGCGACGGTCGCCGGCGATACCGATTCGCTGCTCGGCGTCCTCCCACACTTCTACCGCGGCGAAGTCAGCCAGGCCACCACCGCACAGGATCGGATCGATCGGACGACCGACTGGGCGATCACGCTGCTGGCTGCGGTGCTCTCGCTCGTCTTCTCGAGCCGGAACATGCCGGCGTTCCTGCTCCTGATCGGGATGTTCGTCCTGTCGATCTTCCTGATATTCGAGGTGCGTCGGTACCGGTTCTACGACCACTGGCGCGCCCGCGTCCGCTTCGTTCAGGAGAACGTGTTCGCGAACGCGCTGGAACCGACGGGGGTCGAACATCCCGCCTGGCGCGAAGAGCTCAGCGACGATCTCAGACATCCGACGTTCAAGGTCTCGAGTTGGGAAGCGCTTTCCCGGCGGATACGACGGGTCTATGGCCTGTTGTTCTCGGTGGCCGTAGTCGGCTGGATATTCAAGGTCACGCTGTTCACGCCGGAACAACGCTGGACGGAAGCCGCTGAACTCCCCGGCGTTCCTGGCACGTTGGTGGCGGTACTCCTGGGCGTTTTCTTCGGGAGCGTACTCGCCCTCGGAGTCCGGCCGAGCCGGCGGCAAGCGAAAGGCGAAATCCACGGCCAGAAGCCGGGGAAGTGGAAAAACGACTGA
- a CDS encoding AI-2E family transporter → MSDSPDPPDWIVEQPGLTAVALLSGLLALFVLLPYLQYVLFGVVLAYIMFPVQERLERYVRPTFAAIGVVIATLVVVLIPLVYILSVAVGQSLRVVRSIRQGAVDIETIEEVLETNGYAVDLIDLYESNQGRIATAIQEVTSGAIDILGTLPNLFIGLTVTLFVLFALLRDGKELVAWFQWVLPIDDEILMELRTGLDRLMWASVVGNVAVAGIQAGMLGVGLAIAGVPAVVFLTVATFVLTLLPLVGAFGIWIPAAVYLVAIGRPTAGGAMALYGLLVTFSDSYLRPALIGRTSAFNSATVVVGIFGGLVVFGAVGLFIGPVVLGGAKLAFDCFARVQTGDPPPGAAPESEDPDADTVGPTDETESTTDSDGDGDADS, encoded by the coding sequence ATGTCAGACAGTCCCGATCCCCCCGACTGGATCGTCGAGCAACCCGGGTTGACGGCGGTCGCACTACTGAGTGGGCTTCTCGCACTGTTCGTTCTCCTGCCGTATCTCCAGTACGTCCTCTTCGGTGTCGTCCTCGCGTATATCATGTTTCCCGTCCAAGAACGCCTCGAGCGATACGTGAGACCCACGTTCGCAGCGATCGGGGTGGTGATCGCCACGTTAGTCGTCGTTTTGATCCCACTCGTCTACATCCTCTCGGTCGCCGTCGGACAGTCGCTTCGGGTCGTCCGTTCCATTAGGCAGGGAGCGGTGGACATCGAGACGATCGAGGAGGTTCTCGAGACAAACGGCTACGCCGTCGATCTCATCGATCTCTACGAATCGAATCAGGGCCGAATCGCGACCGCCATCCAGGAGGTCACGTCGGGCGCGATCGATATCCTCGGCACCTTGCCGAATCTCTTCATCGGGTTGACGGTCACGCTGTTCGTCCTCTTTGCGCTGTTACGGGACGGCAAAGAACTCGTCGCGTGGTTCCAGTGGGTGTTGCCGATCGACGACGAGATCCTGATGGAACTGCGCACGGGGCTGGATCGACTCATGTGGGCGTCGGTCGTCGGCAACGTCGCCGTCGCAGGCATTCAGGCAGGGATGCTCGGCGTCGGGTTAGCGATCGCCGGCGTCCCCGCAGTCGTCTTCCTCACCGTCGCGACGTTCGTCCTGACGTTGCTCCCGCTCGTCGGTGCGTTCGGGATCTGGATCCCGGCAGCAGTCTACCTGGTCGCGATCGGCCGGCCGACTGCCGGTGGGGCGATGGCCCTCTACGGACTGCTCGTCACGTTCTCGGATTCGTACCTCCGTCCCGCGCTGATCGGTCGGACCAGCGCGTTCAACTCCGCGACCGTCGTCGTCGGCATCTTCGGCGGACTCGTCGTCTTCGGTGCCGTCGGGCTGTTCATCGGCCCCGTCGTCCTCGGCGGCGCGAAACTCGCGTTCGATTGCTTCGCTCGAGTACAGACCGGAGATCCCCCGCCCGGAGCCGCTCCCGAGAGCGAGGATCCGGATGCTGATACCGTGGGTCCGACCGACGAAACCGAGTCGACGACCGATTCGGACGGAGACGGCGACGCCGACTCGTGA
- the hmgB gene encoding hydroxymethylglutaryl-CoA synthase, which produces MTAVGIDAVEIWTGNLKLDLPGTFAPEKGEDPEKYTKGLGLNASSFPDSYEDIVTMGANAAHRLMERKGLEPDDIGRIDVATESAFDNSKPVSTYVAGCLEQVYDGDFHHANKGERKFACIAGTQSLDDAYNWIRAGRSRGRSALVIATDTALYARGDDGEATQGAGAVAMLISEDPNLVELSAEQGYGSADETDFLKPNQQFPSVDGKRSVQVYLARMREALEDFESVAGEVHEEDFVYAPFHTPFPGMVRKAALLAYRHVIRDTEIEDDLATEIGRQPRPEAFDSDDEYRDALREYMDSLKRTDRYAEWYEATIDPTLTIAREVGNWYTGSVHVARASALKHALESDREMTGKKLLIGSYGSGAQAEIHSETVRDGWAEEITALNIDEQLAERYEMTWDDYEEIHDAHNHEMDVDVEEFTTPSEEFVFDGWGRMGERKYRYVE; this is translated from the coding sequence ATGACTGCAGTCGGTATCGACGCCGTCGAGATCTGGACCGGGAACCTCAAACTCGACCTTCCCGGCACGTTCGCCCCCGAAAAGGGCGAAGACCCGGAAAAGTATACGAAAGGGCTCGGCCTCAACGCCAGTTCCTTTCCTGATAGTTACGAGGACATCGTCACGATGGGTGCGAACGCTGCCCACCGTCTAATGGAACGTAAAGGCCTCGAGCCCGACGATATCGGCCGTATCGACGTCGCGACCGAGAGCGCGTTCGATAACTCGAAGCCGGTTTCGACGTACGTCGCTGGCTGCCTCGAGCAGGTCTACGACGGGGACTTCCACCACGCGAACAAGGGCGAGCGGAAGTTCGCCTGCATCGCGGGAACACAGAGCCTTGACGACGCGTACAACTGGATTCGCGCGGGCCGCAGTCGCGGTCGCTCCGCGCTGGTCATCGCGACCGACACGGCGCTGTACGCACGGGGCGACGACGGTGAGGCGACGCAAGGTGCCGGTGCCGTCGCGATGCTCATCAGCGAGGACCCGAACCTCGTCGAACTCTCCGCCGAACAGGGGTACGGGTCGGCCGACGAAACCGACTTCCTCAAACCCAACCAGCAGTTCCCGTCCGTCGACGGCAAACGCTCCGTGCAGGTGTACCTCGCGCGGATGCGCGAAGCCCTCGAGGACTTCGAGAGCGTCGCGGGCGAGGTCCACGAGGAGGACTTCGTCTACGCGCCCTTCCACACCCCGTTCCCGGGCATGGTCCGGAAGGCGGCCCTGTTGGCCTACCGCCACGTCATCCGCGATACGGAGATCGAGGACGATCTGGCCACGGAAATCGGTCGGCAGCCCCGCCCCGAGGCGTTCGACTCCGACGACGAGTACCGCGACGCCCTCCGGGAGTACATGGATTCGCTGAAACGCACCGACCGCTACGCCGAGTGGTACGAGGCGACGATCGATCCGACGCTGACGATCGCCCGCGAGGTCGGCAACTGGTACACCGGCTCCGTTCACGTCGCCCGCGCGAGCGCGTTGAAACACGCCCTCGAGAGCGACCGCGAGATGACCGGTAAGAAACTGCTCATCGGCTCCTACGGCAGCGGTGCCCAGGCGGAAATCCACTCGGAGACCGTCCGGGACGGCTGGGCCGAGGAGATCACGGCGTTGAATATCGACGAACAGCTCGCCGAGCGCTACGAGATGACGTGGGACGACTACGAGGAGATCCACGACGCCCACAACCACGAGATGGACGTCGACGTCGAGGAGTTCACGACGCCAAGCGAGGAGTTCGTTTTCGACGGCTGGGGCCGCATGGGCGAGCGGAAGTACCGATACGTCGAATAA
- a CDS encoding DUF2150 family protein has product MSNPPTEFYSEERWQNWIDRIKDEDIDPEDESSARLLLNLQDDTAIAIAKIVAAYDDGELEQEDALEEINDVREIVLSEIDIEDEEKLILVDGVQTSLVCVFFAAEEYVANGPAEDGSVGDYLGAAADAEAEEDLDAALGYAAQAGTLIIDDQDLDMTVAEDLEYGLVTEWINGLDSLQSAMSDPEVVEEDE; this is encoded by the coding sequence ATGAGCAATCCCCCGACCGAGTTCTACTCGGAGGAACGCTGGCAGAACTGGATCGATCGCATCAAAGACGAAGACATCGATCCGGAAGACGAATCCTCGGCGCGGCTCCTGTTGAACCTGCAGGACGACACGGCGATCGCGATCGCGAAGATCGTCGCCGCCTACGACGACGGGGAACTCGAGCAAGAGGACGCACTCGAGGAGATCAACGACGTCCGCGAGATCGTTCTCAGCGAGATCGACATCGAAGACGAGGAGAAGTTGATCCTCGTCGACGGCGTCCAGACGAGCCTGGTCTGTGTCTTCTTCGCCGCCGAGGAGTACGTCGCGAACGGCCCGGCCGAGGACGGCAGCGTCGGCGACTATCTCGGCGCTGCGGCCGACGCCGAAGCCGAGGAGGATCTCGACGCCGCGCTCGGCTACGCGGCGCAGGCGGGGACGCTCATCATCGACGACCAGGACCTCGACATGACCGTCGCCGAGGACCTCGAGTACGGGCTGGTTACCGAATGGATCAACGGACTCGATAGCCTCCAGAGCGCGATGAGCGATCCGGAAGTCGTCGAGGAAGACGAGTAG
- a CDS encoding TatD family hydrolase produces MIDDRPVLDDHLHLDPDNNRGIDAVRDFARVGGTHLLVVNKPSWHLGVEAETGEDFRAVFDRTIEIVDDASSELAGRAWPVLGVHPGLISRLVDERGMSPADARDLMQAGLDVAAEYVESGEALALKSGRPHYEVEDDVWAASNAVMRHAFEHGAALECAVQLHAEASEDMTEVAEWAEDAGLPSRRVVKHYAGGRLEGPTPSVMSNKDRLETAAERGEPFLMETDYIDDPDRPGAVLGPKTVPRRVRWLLENGHEEAVRIAHVETPRRVYGIDTEATLERDG; encoded by the coding sequence ATGATCGACGATCGGCCGGTACTGGACGATCACCTCCACCTCGACCCGGACAACAATCGCGGCATCGATGCCGTCAGAGACTTCGCTCGCGTCGGCGGCACCCATCTGCTCGTCGTCAACAAACCCTCCTGGCACCTCGGCGTCGAGGCCGAGACCGGCGAGGACTTTCGTGCGGTCTTCGATCGGACGATCGAGATCGTCGACGACGCCTCGAGCGAACTCGCGGGGCGGGCGTGGCCGGTGTTGGGCGTCCACCCCGGACTGATATCGCGGCTGGTCGACGAGCGCGGCATGTCGCCCGCGGATGCCCGTGATCTCATGCAGGCCGGACTCGACGTCGCGGCGGAGTACGTCGAGTCGGGCGAGGCGCTGGCCCTGAAGTCCGGTCGCCCACACTACGAGGTCGAGGACGACGTCTGGGCGGCCTCCAATGCGGTCATGCGCCACGCCTTCGAGCACGGAGCAGCCCTCGAGTGTGCCGTCCAGCTCCACGCGGAGGCCAGTGAGGACATGACCGAGGTCGCGGAGTGGGCCGAGGATGCGGGGCTGCCGTCCCGTCGCGTCGTCAAACACTACGCGGGCGGCCGCCTCGAGGGCCCCACGCCGAGCGTGATGTCGAATAAAGACCGCCTCGAAACCGCCGCCGAGCGCGGCGAGCCGTTCCTGATGGAGACCGACTACATCGACGATCCCGATCGGCCGGGCGCGGTACTCGGTCCCAAGACGGTTCCGCGACGGGTCCGGTGGCTCCTCGAGAACGGCCACGAGGAGGCGGTCCGGATCGCCCACGTCGAAACGCCACGGCGAGTCTACGGCATCGACACGGAAGCGACCCTCGAGCGAGACGGATAA
- a CDS encoding Na+/H+ antiporter NhaC family protein, whose translation MSENGATPSDEDPSDQFIGGETGDGPRVEFYGGRGMSAFPIAFFILWAIVQTALWRIGDTGGLIVGILVGLIVGMFFVRGNWQSYANTIFEGMTQPVAVTAIVAWIWAGMFAQLLQDGGFVGGLVWLADTAGVGAALFPAITFVLAAVFTTGIGTGYGASVAFVGLFFPAGVLLGANPVLMFGAILSGAIFGDNLAPVSDTTIVSAVTQDADIGGVVASRFKYVIIAAVISFLGYIVAGGAMDGLEIGAEAQSIFLEGSEAIGLVHVISMLAVIGAAVAGRHIVEAISWGIVIAVAFNLVFDLTTLGDIVMFNAPADAPLAQPLESLPILTIVEESDAVGVTGSLMNGVAGFLELSILVLLIIGAAQIMIRGGAFEVLLEWSIENLATSVRNAELTMVATAALINAIITINTAAEVAIGPYISKIGERFNLNGYRRANILDGQTAAMGYIFPWSGGVLAGYGAMQTLPGEYEWLDQSMLVTPIDVVPFVFQGWLLVAVFVLAALTGFGREYITDRETEEVARV comes from the coding sequence ATGAGCGAAAACGGAGCGACGCCATCCGACGAGGATCCGTCCGACCAGTTCATCGGCGGGGAGACCGGCGACGGACCGCGAGTCGAGTTCTACGGCGGCCGCGGAATGAGCGCGTTTCCGATCGCGTTTTTCATTCTGTGGGCCATCGTCCAGACCGCCCTCTGGCGAATCGGCGATACGGGCGGTCTCATCGTCGGGATCCTGGTCGGGCTCATCGTCGGGATGTTCTTCGTCCGCGGGAACTGGCAATCGTACGCCAACACGATTTTCGAGGGGATGACCCAGCCAGTCGCGGTGACCGCTATCGTGGCGTGGATCTGGGCCGGCATGTTCGCCCAGCTCCTGCAGGACGGCGGCTTCGTCGGCGGCCTCGTCTGGCTGGCCGACACTGCGGGCGTCGGCGCGGCGCTGTTCCCGGCGATCACGTTCGTCCTCGCTGCCGTCTTCACGACCGGGATCGGGACCGGCTACGGTGCGAGCGTCGCCTTCGTCGGCCTCTTCTTCCCGGCCGGCGTGTTGCTCGGCGCGAATCCCGTCCTCATGTTCGGCGCGATCCTCTCGGGAGCGATCTTCGGCGACAACCTCGCGCCCGTCAGCGACACGACGATCGTCAGCGCCGTCACGCAGGACGCCGACATCGGCGGCGTCGTCGCCTCGCGGTTCAAGTACGTGATCATCGCCGCCGTGATCTCCTTCCTCGGCTACATCGTCGCCGGCGGCGCGATGGACGGCCTCGAGATCGGTGCGGAAGCCCAGTCGATCTTCCTCGAGGGAAGCGAGGCGATCGGGCTCGTCCACGTGATCTCGATGCTCGCCGTGATCGGTGCGGCGGTCGCCGGCCGCCACATCGTCGAGGCGATCTCGTGGGGGATCGTCATCGCCGTCGCGTTCAACCTCGTCTTCGACCTGACGACCCTCGGTGACATCGTCATGTTCAACGCGCCCGCGGACGCGCCGCTGGCCCAACCCCTCGAGTCCCTGCCGATCCTCACGATCGTCGAGGAGTCCGATGCAGTCGGTGTCACCGGAAGCCTGATGAACGGCGTCGCCGGCTTCCTCGAACTCTCGATCCTCGTCCTCCTGATCATCGGCGCGGCCCAGATCATGATCCGGGGCGGCGCGTTCGAGGTCCTCCTCGAGTGGTCGATCGAGAACCTCGCGACCAGCGTCCGCAACGCCGAACTCACGATGGTCGCCACTGCGGCGCTGATCAATGCGATCATCACGATCAACACGGCCGCCGAGGTCGCGATCGGCCCGTACATCTCGAAGATCGGAGAGCGATTCAACCTGAACGGCTACCGCCGGGCGAACATCTTGGACGGCCAGACCGCTGCCATGGGCTACATCTTCCCGTGGTCGGGCGGTGTTCTCGCCGGGTACGGCGCGATGCAAACCCTGCCCGGAGAGTACGAGTGGCTCGACCAGTCGATGCTCGTCACGCCGATCGACGTCGTTCCCTTCGTCTTCCAGGGGTGGTTGCTGGTGGCCGTCTTCGTCCTCGCGGCACTGACCGGCTTCGGCCGCGAGTACATTACCGATCGCGAGACCGAGGAGGTGGCTCGCGTATGA
- a CDS encoding DUF7513 family protein produces MSFLEKYLKGWRFRTSRPSLEPGSEVTVFIAESNGTAGRAYIGDTELIVEDAGPETIEKQVRVRVTEFDDAAATGRGEFIEIVGQSSYAE; encoded by the coding sequence ATGAGCTTCCTCGAAAAGTACCTCAAAGGCTGGCGGTTCCGGACGTCTCGCCCCTCCCTCGAGCCCGGAAGCGAGGTCACCGTCTTCATCGCGGAGTCGAACGGCACGGCAGGTCGCGCATATATCGGCGACACCGAACTGATCGTCGAGGACGCCGGGCCGGAAACAATCGAGAAGCAGGTGCGGGTCCGCGTGACCGAGTTCGACGACGCGGCCGCAACCGGTCGCGGCGAGTTCATCGAGATCGTCGGCCAGAGTTCCTACGCGGAATAG